In Nerophis ophidion isolate RoL-2023_Sa linkage group LG03, RoL_Noph_v1.0, whole genome shotgun sequence, the following are encoded in one genomic region:
- the LOC133549549 gene encoding uncharacterized protein LOC133549549, with translation MSDKVHVPQDYRSYADGQYFNENYLLASDEFTIALGLYIDDFEVANPLGTSRLKHKMCAVYWVIANIPAKYRSTINSIQLALLCNTSTVKECGYAKVLQPLIYDLKTLEQNGVYLEQLGASVKGTVLYVATDNLGAHSLAGFLESFNVDKFCRFCLASSRDAQQQEMALQEKFIMRLIVSEGDIRDIRKLTMTTRPDRLEDSIGWLKGTLQANYSFVLQYQDPDFNNKLCNLADVSELPDKPTIKIIPMIDLVPVTEAVTEQSGLCSDRSSQADTKILSTSSLDRSVQWPEVCYEFTRVVGQNLRENFFESLDRFSPNLMDLFRKKRGLTGQLLTDLLCQTKTTEPTDIRCLCLRGLTVILGDDPSAFFKTCSDVTDKDLYSQTPVGILCIEEHPQLNPSRVAIVLEGTVVMEELANLPQAFCVLFGLIYTLPLDYPKCMKNTFQFNQQVMLNLGRGELKPKIQSLMNQLSGC, from the exons ATGTCAGATAAAGTCCATGTTCCGCAGGATTACAGATCCTATGCAGATGGGCAGTACTTTAATGAAAATTATCTTCTTGCAAGTGACGAGTTCACAATTGCTCTTGGCCTTTACATTGACGACTTTGAAGTAGCCAACCCTCTAGGAACGTCACGGCTGAAACACAAAATGTGTGCAGTATATTGGGTCATTGCCAACATACCTGCAAAATATAGATCCACCATCAACTCTATCCAGCTTGCTCTACTATGCAATACCTCCACAGTAAAAGAGTGTGGTTATGCAAAAGTTCTGCAACCTCTCATCTATGATCTAAAGACATTGGAGCAAAATGGTGTTTACCTAGAGCAACTAGGTGCAAGTGTGAAAGGCACAGTCTTATATGTTGCCACTGATAATCTTGGTGCTCACTCCCTTGCAGGATTCCTGGAGAGCTTCAATGTTGACAAGTTCTGCAGATTCTGTTTGGCAAGCAGTAGAGACGCACAACAGCAAGAG ATGGCTCTGCAAGAGAAATTTATCATGAGGCTTATTGTCTCTGAGGGAGATATCAGAGATATCAGAAAGTTGACAATGACAACACGACCGGATAGACTTGAAGATTCGATTGGCTGGCTTAAAGGCACTCTCCAAGCAAACTACAGCTTCGTCTTACAATACCAAGACCCTGACTTTAACAACAAACTGTGTAACCTTGCAGATGTCTCTGAGCTCCCAGATAAACCAACCATCAAAATCATCCCTATGATTGACCTTGTACCAGTCACTGAAGCAGTCACTGAACAATCTGGATTGTGTAGTGACAGAAGTAGCCAGGCAGACACCAAAATCCTGTCCACCTCCTCTCTGGATAGAAGTGTGCAGTGGCCAGAG GTTTGCTACGAGTTCACCCGAGTGGTGGGGCAAAATCTCAGAGAAAACTTCTTTGAGTCACTTGACCGTTTCTCACCAAACTTGATGGACCTCTTCAGGAAGAAGAGGGGCCTCACCGGACAACTTTTAACTGATCTTTTATGTCAGACAAAG ACCACTGAGCCAACAGACATCAGGTGCCTTTGTCTTCGGGGACTGACAGTCATTTTGGGGGATGATCCCTCTGCGTTCTTCAAAACCTGCTCT GATGTGACTGACAAGGACTTGTACAGTCAGACTCCAGTGGGAATCCTCTGCATTGAAGAACATCCTCAGCTCAACCCATCCAGAGTGGCCATCGTCTTGGAAGGGACTGTGGTGATGGAGGAACTGGCCAACCTACCACAGGCCTTCTGTGTCCTTTTTGGACTGATTTATACCTTGCCCTTGGATTACCCCAAGTGCATGAAAAACACTTTCCAGTTTAATCAACAGGTGATGCTCAACCTGGGCAGAGGTGAGCTGAAACCCAAAATTCAATCTTTGATGAATCAACTCTCAGGGTGTTGA
- the fcf1 gene encoding rRNA-processing protein FCF1 homolog, with translation MPKHKTKKFAAMKRMISPKDNRIKAEVRSKAKEKKKKDSSALKEREVPKYPSCLFFQYNTQLGPPYHILVDTNFINFSIKAKLDIVQSMMDCLYAKCIPYITDCVMAEIEKLGMKYRVALRIAKDPRFERLPCTHKGTYADDCLVQRVSQHKCYILATVDRDLKRRVRKIPGVPIMYISNHRYNIERMPDDYGAPRF, from the exons ATG CCGAAACATAAAACAAAGAAATTTGCTGCAATGAAACGCATGATCAGTCCGAAAGATAATCGAAT aAAAGCGGAAGTCCGTTCCAaagcaaaagagaaaaagaagaaagacTCTTCTGCGCTGAAGGAGAGAGAAGT GCCAAAATACCCATCATGCCTGTTCTTCCAGTACAACACCCAGCTTGGTCCACCATACCATATTCTAGTTGATACAAATTTCATCAACTTCTCCATCAAGGCAAAATTGGATATTGTTCAGTCCATGATGGACTGTCTGTATGCCAAAT GTATCCCTTATATAACAGACTGTGTGATGGCTGAAATTGAAAAACTGGGAATGAAGTACAGAGTTGCGCTTAG GATAGCAAAGGATCCAAGGTTTGAGCGCTTGCCTTGCACACACAAAGGAACATATGCTGATGACTGTCTGGTCCAAAGGGTATCACAG CACAAGTGTTACATCCTGGCTACTGTGGATAGAGACTTAAAGCGAAGGGTAAGGAAGATCCCTGGAGTGCCCATTATGTACATCTCAAACCACAG ATACAACATTGAAAGAATGCCTGATGATTATGGTGCACCGAGGTTTTAA